In the genome of Campylobacter concisus, the window CTAGGCTTACTAAGAAAAATTTAGACTACAAAATTCCTAATTTTGAAGAGTTGATGAGCAGGCATTTACGCGGCTACAACGCTAATATAATAATAGAAGGACACTATCATCAAGGCAAGCAATTTAATATTTATGATAGATTTTATATAAATTTACCTTGTTTTGCATGCGAGCAAAGTTATTTTGTTGTAGAATACGCCCAGCAAAAATTAAATTTGCTCAAAATGAGTTTGAAAGGACATTGATGTTTGGAGATAACGTACTAAAAACGGACTCAAACGAGATGGAACTTGTTGATTTTCGTATCTTTAAAAAGACCGAAAACAAAGTATATGAAGGAATATACGGAGTCAATGTCGCAAAGGTGCGGGAGATCATTAAGATGCCAAATCTTACAGAGCTTCCTGGCGTTCCCGAGTATATCGAGGGAATTTTTGATTTAAGGGGCGTGGTGATCCCTGTCATAAATTTGGCAAGATGGATGAATATTATCGAGCCAACCGAAGGCGTAGTTATAAAGCCACGTGTTATTATTGCTGAGTTTAGCGGTATTTTGATCGGTTTTATCGTCCATGAGGCAAAAAGGATCAGGCGTATAAGCTGGAAAGATATCGAGCCTGCAAATTTTGCTTCAGGTTCTGGCGCTTTAGACAAAGGCAAAATAACAGGCGTAACAAGAATAGAAAATGATGAAGTTTTGCTTATTCTTGATCTTGAAAGCATAGTAGAAGAGCTTGGAATTTACTCGCCAAAGATCGAATTTGATGTAACAGATGATCAAAAATTAAAAGGTGTTTCTTTGGTTTTAGATGATAGCTCGACTGCTAGAAAACTGGTAAAAGACGCACTTGAGAAAATGGGACTTAGCGTGGTTGAGGCTAAAAACGGCGTTGAGGGCTTGGAGAGAATGGAAGAGCTTTATCAGAGATACGGAGACAACCTATCAAAAGAGCTTAGAGTCATATTAAGCGATATCGAAATGCCACAGATGGATGGATACCGCTTTGCTTCAACTCTTAAAAATGATGAAAGATTTAAAGAGGTTCCAATAGTATTTAACTCCTCATTGAGTAATGATTTTAGCGAAATCAAGAGCAAAGAAGCTGGTGGTGCTGCGTATCTTACGAAATTTGATGCGAGTATATTTTATCAAGAAGTGCTAAAAGTCATTGAAGCACATTCTAAATCTGCAAAATGAGGTGAAACATGGATGATATGAAAGAAATAATGGAAGACTTTTTAATAGAAGCTTTCGAACTTATTGAGCAGATAGATCATGACCTTGTTGAGCTTGAGTCAAACCCTGAAGATTTGGAATTATTAAATAGAATTTTCCGCGTTGCTCACACAGTAAAAGGTAGTTCAAGCTTTTTAAATTTTGATGTTTTAACAGAGCTTACTCACCATATGGAGGATGTTTTAAATAAAGCTAGAAAAGGCGAGCTAAAGATCACTCCAGACATTATGGACGTAGTTCTTGAGTCAGTTGATATGATGAAAGGCTTGTTAAGTAGCATTAGAGATCATGGAAATGATACAGCTGCTGGTATTGATATTAAAAACATTTGTGCAAGACTTACTCAAATTTCTGAAGGCGAGGCGCCAGCAGCAGCTCCTGAAGCTCCTGCCACACCAGTAGCTGAGCCAGTACCAGAACCGGAAAAAGAGCCAGAACCAGTCGCACCTGCCGAAGAAGCACCAGAGATAAGTGATGCTGAGCTTTCAAAGCTAAGCGACTCTGAAGTAGAAGCTGAGATAGAGAGACTTTTAAAAGTTAGGAAAGCTGAAGATAAGGCTAGACGTGCCTCAAAAGGCATAGCTCCAAAATCTCCTAGCGAGATAGCTCCGGCTGCAAGTAGCACTTCAGCTCCAGCTGCAAAAGCAGAGAGTAAAGAAAAGGATGGAGATAAAAAAGTCCCAGCCGCGAGCAGCGGTGCAGTAGCTCAGGAACAAACTATACGTGTTGAAGTAAAAAGGCTTGACCACTTAATGAACTTAATCGGCGAGCTTGTTCTTGGTAAAAACCGCTTATTAAAAATTTATGATGACGTGGAAGAGAGATACGAGGGAGAGAAATTTTTAGAAGAGCTAAATCAAGTCGTTTCAAGTCTAAGCTTAGTAACGACCGATATACAGCTTGCCGTTATGAAAACAAGAATGCTTCCAATAGCAAAAGTCTTTAATAAATTTCCACGTATGATACGCGATCTTAGCCGCGATCTTGGTAAGCAAATCGATCTTGAAATTTCAGGTGAAGAGACCGAGCTTGATAAGTCAATCGTAGAAGAGATCGGCGATCCACTAGTGCACATCATAAGAAATTCATGCGATCACGGTATCGAGGATCCTGAGACAAGAAAGGCAGCAGGCAAGCCTGAAAAAGGCCTTGTTCAGCTAAAAGCTTACAATGAAGGCAATCATATCGTTGTTGAGATAGTTGATGACGGTAAAGGCTTAGATGCTGATATGCTTAAATCTAAATCAATAGAAAAAGGCATTATTACTGAGCGTGAAGCTGATGCGATGAGCGAAAAAGAGGCATTTGGCCTTATTTTTAGACCAGGATTTTCAACTGCGGCAAAAGTTACAAACGTATCTGGTCGTGGTGTTGGTATGGACGTTGTTAAGACAAATATTGAAAAGCTAAATGGTATCATTGATATTGAAAGTGAAGTTGGAAAAGGCACAGTTATGAAGCTTAAAATTCCACTTACACTTGCGATTATTCAATCGTTACTTGTTGGAACACAAGAAGAATTTTATGCTATTCCACTTGCAAGTGTTCTTGAGACTGTTCGTGTACCGATTGATGATATCTACACGATCGATGGCAAAAATGTACTAAGGCTAAGAGATGAAGTCTTATCTCTTGTTAGACTTTCTGATGTATTTGGTGTAGAAAAAGCATTTGATGGTGGAGAGCAAACCTATGTCGTAATAATCGGTGTTGCCGAAGCAAAACTAGGCATCATAGTTGATACTTTGGTTGGACAAGAAGAGATTGTTATCAAATCAATGGGTGATTATCTACAAAATATCCCAGGTATTGCTGGTGCGACTATTAGAGGTGATGGCCGTGTGACATTGATTATCGATGTTGGTGCTATGATGGAGATGGCAAAAGATATCAAGGTAGACATTAGAGCCGAAATAGAAGATAGCACAAAAGCAAAGGAAAAGCCAAGTGATTATAAAGTCTTGATAGTTGATGACTCTAAAATGGATAGAACTATCATGCAAAAAGCGCTTGAACCAACCGGGGTAACAATAATAGAAGCCACAAATGGTGTTGAGGCATTAAATATCGTAAAATCCGGAGAACACTCCTTTGATGCGATTTTGATAGATATTGAGATGCCAAGAATGGATGGATATACACTGGCTGGCGAAATTAGAAAATACTCTAAGTATAGAAATTTACCACTTATTGCTGTTACGTCAAGGACGTCAAAAACAGATAGATTACGTGGCGTAGAAGTTGGAATGACTGAGTATATTACAAAACCATATTCAGCCGAATACCTAGAAAATGTCGTTAGAAAGAATATAAAATTAGCTTAGGGGTAAAGGATGGACAATAAACTAAATCAAGTTTTAAATAAACAAAAACAGCAAATAAATGGAACCGAGCTAAAAAATAACGAGGACATAGTTCAGCTAGTAGGTTTTGTGGTCGGAGAGGAAGAATACGCAATACCTATTTTAAATATTCAAGAGATAATCAAGCCTATTGAATACACACGTGTTCCTAGCGTACCTGATTATGTTCTTGGTGTATTTAACTTACGTGGCAACGTTATTCCTCTTATTGATTTAAGAAAACGTTTTTCGTTAAATGTTACAAAACAAAGCGCAAGCACAAGATATATCGTTATGAAAGATGCAGATAATATCGCTGGCTTTGTGATAGACCGCTTGACGGAGGCTATAAGAATAGACCGCAACAGGATCGATCCGCCACCAGAGACTTTAGTAAAAGACAAAGGCATGATTTATGGTATCGGTAAGCGCGACCAAAATATCCTTACGATCTTAAAGGTCGAAAGCCTTTTAAAACGTGATTTTTAGGGTATAGCTTGATAAAACTTTGTGTTTTTGATTTTGACTCTACAATAATGGACGGCGAGACAATAGATATTCTCGCCGCCGCTAATAATGCTAGTGAAGAAGTAGCTAACATAACTAAGCGTTCGATGAACGGTGAGCTTGATTTTTTTGAAAGTCTTACAAAAAGAGTAAAATTTTTAAAAGGATTACCACTTTTAAAGGTAAATGAAATTTGCAAAAATTTACCCATAATGCCTGGGGCTGGCGAGCTAATAGAGGCTTTAAAGCAAAAAGGTATCAAGGTTGTGGTTTTTAGTGGTGGATTTCACATAGCAACTGACGTCATGCAAGAGAAACTTAAATTTGATGCAAATTTTGCAAATATCTTGCATCATAAAGATGGAGTTTTGACTGGTAAAGTTGGTGGAGAAATGATGTTTGGTAGTTCAAAGGGAGATATGATTGACCGCTTGTGTGGACTATTAAATCTAGGCAAGGACGAGATAATGTGTGTTGGGGACGGGGCCAATGACATATCGATGTTTAGAAAGTGCGACCTTAGCATTGCATTTTGTGCAAAAGATATCTTAAAAAAAGAAGCGACACATTGTGTTGATGTTAAAGATTTGCGTGAAATTTTAAAATTTATAAGGTAGAAATTAATGTATGACAACAAAGCTAAATTCTCTCTTTGGTGTGATTTTATAGAGAGAAATTTTTTACAAAGCGAATTTAACTCTTTATTGGAAAATAATGTTATAAACGGTGCTACAAGCAACCCAGCTATTTTTAAAACAGCATTTGCTTCACCTGCTTATAAAAAGATAATAGAAACTAGCAATAAACGCCACCCAAAAGATCTTTATGAAATTTTGGCTACTCAAGATATAAAAATTGCAGCATGTAAAATGTTAAGAAATTATGCAAACGGCGATGATGGCTTTGTAAGCATTGAGGTTGATCCAAATTTAAGTGACGATACAGCCGCAACGATAGAGGAAGGTATCAGACTTCATAATCTAATATCAATGCCAAATGTTATGATAAAAATTCCAGCTACAAAAGATGGCTATGAGGCAATGAGCGCACTTATGGCAAAGGGTATTAGTGTAAATGCAACACTCATTTTTTCTCCAGATCAAGCAAAACAATGTCTTGAGGCTTTTAGTGAAGGTTCTAAAATTTACACGAGTCGCTTTGTAAATACAACTATGCCAAAAGGTGTAGTAAGTGTTTTTGTTAGTAGATTTGATAGAAAACTTGATGATACAATGGCTGCAAAGAGTCTACCAACTGGACAAGTTGGTATAATGAACGCTGCAAATATATATCACATGATTGAAGATTTTGGGCTAGAAAATGTAAGAACGCTTTTTGCAAGTACAGGTGTAAAAGGTGGTAGCTTAAGAGGGGATTACTACGTTAGAGAGCTAATGTATAAAAACTCCATCAATACAGCACCAATCGAAACTATAAAAGAATTTATCAAAGCAAAAGCGGAGATAAAAAATGTGCCTAGTAAAGAAAATATTTTAAGCTTTTTTCAAATTATAAAAAATAATGATATAGACATAAATATTATTTATAAAGAATTGCTAAATGATGGATTAAAACAGTTTGTATCAGCATTTGATGATATTATGAAATCACTTTAAACAAAGAAATAAGCTAATAATACAAATAGAAAAAGCGATCATTCCAAAGTAAGCTTTATTTGAAATTTATAAAGTATTGGATAGAATCAGCACCTATTTTTTACGAAAGGAAAACGATGTTAGAAGGAATCGTTAGAGAGAGTATCGGTAAGAAGTCTGCAAAGGCTTTGAGAAGAGATGGTTATCTAATCGCCAACATTTATGGCAAGGGATTAGAGAATATTGCAGCTGCTTTTAAAGTAAATGACTTTATTAAAGAAGCGCGCAAAAAAGAGAGCCTTGCTTTTGATGTAAAAGTAGGCGGAAAAGTTTATAATGTCGTTATTGTTGATTACCAAAGAGATGTTGTTACAAGCGATCTTAAACACGTAGATCTAAAAGTAGCACTTCCAGGCGTTTTATCAAAATATATGATCCCAGTTAAGCCAGTTGGAACACCTATTGGTCTTAAAAATAAGGGCGTTTTGATCCAGTCAAAAAGACGTCTTTGCGTAAAATGCACGGCTGAAAATTTACCAAATTCATTTGACGTTGATGTAAGCAAACTTGACATTGATGATACGATTTTGGTTCGTGATATCACAGCTCCTAAAGGCGTTACCATTGTAGACGCTGACCGTGTTGCGGTACTTGGAGTTATTAAAGCTAAATAAAAAGGGCTTTTGTGACACTAATAGCGGGGCTGGGAAATCCTGGCTCCAAATATGAAAACACTAGACATAATATAGGCTTTATGCTTATAGATCTCCTAAAAGACTCAAATTACAAAGATGTTAGCTCAGCCAAATTCCAAGGCGAAGTTTTTAAATTCAATGACATTATCTTGCTAAAACCAACAACTTTTATGAACCTCTCAGGACAAAGTGTAAAAGCGGTCAAAGATTTTTATAAACCAGATAGAATAATCGTAATACATGATGATCTCGATCTTAGTTTTGGTGCGATTAAATTTAAAAAAGGTGGCAGTAGTGGTGGGCATAATGGTATAAAATCAATCGATGGATTAATCGGCAACGACTACGAAAGGGTGCGTGTTGGCATTGGGCACCTTGGTGATGCTAAAAATTTTGTCCTTGGAGAGTTTAGCGATGAGGAGAAAAAGGCTTTAGATGAAATTTTAGCCTATACAAAAAAAACAGTTTGCGAGCTACTAAAGAGTGACATCAACGAAATCTCGCAAAAATTTACGATAAAAAAAGGTCTTATCAAATGAAACTATACGCCAGATATGTTGGCTGGGTCTATATAAAATCTTTTCTTATCGTATTTTTAGCGCTTGAACTATTTTATGTTGGTATCGATCTGCTTACAAATTTAAAAGATCTGCCACCATCTGCTAACCTTCAGCTCCTTTATGTTGGGCTTACATCGCTTAGCGCTATTGGCTACGTTTTGCCACTTTCGTTTATTTTTGCACTAATAATTTTGCATGTAAATATGGTCAGGTCAAATGAGCTAATCAGTTTTTATGCGCTTGGTATTAGTAAAAATAGTCTAATTTTTCCACCATTTTTTATTGCACTTTTTGTAACTATCTTTTATGTTGGCTTAAATTTTACTCCATTTGCCTATGCGCACGACTATCAAAAAAGTATCGCTAAAAATACGGCTTTCTCAAAAAGCACAAATGATTCATTTTTAAAATTTGAAGGCAAATTTATCTACATAAAAGAGCTAAATTCTGTTAATCAAATAGCAAATGATGTTAGAATTTTTGAGATAAATGGCACAAATTTACTCTCAACTACATTTGCAAATCATGCTAATTTTAAAGACAATGAGTGGATTTTAAAAGATGTTAATCAAACTCTTTTACCGCAAATTTTAGAGCTTGGTGAGGCTGGTTTTAATAAGATACAAAGCGAGAACTTAGATGCACTAAAAGGCTTTAAGCCAAAGAGTATTGAAAGCGCTGTTAGTGTTGAAAACTCAAAATTTAATATCCCAGATGCGATAAATTTTATAAAAACATTTAAAAATGAAGGTATCGGCCTTGATAGCGCAAAAACAGCTTTTTACAACCTTACTATCGCACCATTTTTTGCACCATTTTTGTTGCTCATTTTTTACTATCATTTGCCTGTGACCGGTAGATTTTTTAATCTTGCGCTTTCGACTTTTATTTTTGTTGTGATAACTCTTGTCGTTTGGGGACTGCTCTTTATTCTTGCAAAATTTGCACAAACTTCTGTGATCTTGCCAGAAATCGGCA includes:
- a CDS encoding fused signal transduction protein/response regulator, with product MFGDNVLKTDSNEMELVDFRIFKKTENKVYEGIYGVNVAKVREIIKMPNLTELPGVPEYIEGIFDLRGVVIPVINLARWMNIIEPTEGVVIKPRVIIAEFSGILIGFIVHEAKRIRRISWKDIEPANFASGSGALDKGKITGVTRIENDEVLLILDLESIVEELGIYSPKIEFDVTDDQKLKGVSLVLDDSSTARKLVKDALEKMGLSVVEAKNGVEGLERMEELYQRYGDNLSKELRVILSDIEMPQMDGYRFASTLKNDERFKEVPIVFNSSLSNDFSEIKSKEAGGAAYLTKFDASIFYQEVLKVIEAHSKSAK
- a CDS encoding 50S ribosomal protein L25/general stress protein Ctc, producing MLEGIVRESIGKKSAKALRRDGYLIANIYGKGLENIAAAFKVNDFIKEARKKESLAFDVKVGGKVYNVVIVDYQRDVVTSDLKHVDLKVALPGVLSKYMIPVKPVGTPIGLKNKGVLIQSKRRLCVKCTAENLPNSFDVDVSKLDIDDTILVRDITAPKGVTIVDADRVAVLGVIKAK
- a CDS encoding chemotaxis protein CheA; amino-acid sequence: MDDMKEIMEDFLIEAFELIEQIDHDLVELESNPEDLELLNRIFRVAHTVKGSSSFLNFDVLTELTHHMEDVLNKARKGELKITPDIMDVVLESVDMMKGLLSSIRDHGNDTAAGIDIKNICARLTQISEGEAPAAAPEAPATPVAEPVPEPEKEPEPVAPAEEAPEISDAELSKLSDSEVEAEIERLLKVRKAEDKARRASKGIAPKSPSEIAPAASSTSAPAAKAESKEKDGDKKVPAASSGAVAQEQTIRVEVKRLDHLMNLIGELVLGKNRLLKIYDDVEERYEGEKFLEELNQVVSSLSLVTTDIQLAVMKTRMLPIAKVFNKFPRMIRDLSRDLGKQIDLEISGEETELDKSIVEEIGDPLVHIIRNSCDHGIEDPETRKAAGKPEKGLVQLKAYNEGNHIVVEIVDDGKGLDADMLKSKSIEKGIITEREADAMSEKEAFGLIFRPGFSTAAKVTNVSGRGVGMDVVKTNIEKLNGIIDIESEVGKGTVMKLKIPLTLAIIQSLLVGTQEEFYAIPLASVLETVRVPIDDIYTIDGKNVLRLRDEVLSLVRLSDVFGVEKAFDGGEQTYVVIIGVAEAKLGIIVDTLVGQEEIVIKSMGDYLQNIPGIAGATIRGDGRVTLIIDVGAMMEMAKDIKVDIRAEIEDSTKAKEKPSDYKVLIVDDSKMDRTIMQKALEPTGVTIIEATNGVEALNIVKSGEHSFDAILIDIEMPRMDGYTLAGEIRKYSKYRNLPLIAVTSRTSKTDRLRGVEVGMTEYITKPYSAEYLENVVRKNIKLA
- a CDS encoding permease; translation: MKLYARYVGWVYIKSFLIVFLALELFYVGIDLLTNLKDLPPSANLQLLYVGLTSLSAIGYVLPLSFIFALIILHVNMVRSNELISFYALGISKNSLIFPPFFIALFVTIFYVGLNFTPFAYAHDYQKSIAKNTAFSKSTNDSFLKFEGKFIYIKELNSVNQIANDVRIFEINGTNLLSTTFANHANFKDNEWILKDVNQTLLPQILELGEAGFNKIQSENLDALKGFKPKSIESAVSVENSKFNIPDAINFIKTFKNEGIGLDSAKTAFYNLTIAPFFAPFLLLIFYYHLPVTGRFFNLALSTFIFVVITLVVWGLLFILAKFAQTSVILPEIGIVLPVILLFAYAIYLIRSHR
- a CDS encoding aminoacyl-tRNA hydrolase, producing the protein MTLIAGLGNPGSKYENTRHNIGFMLIDLLKDSNYKDVSSAKFQGEVFKFNDIILLKPTTFMNLSGQSVKAVKDFYKPDRIIVIHDDLDLSFGAIKFKKGGSSGGHNGIKSIDGLIGNDYERVRVGIGHLGDAKNFVLGEFSDEEKKALDEILAYTKKTVCELLKSDINEISQKFTIKKGLIK
- a CDS encoding chemotaxis protein CheW encodes the protein MDNKLNQVLNKQKQQINGTELKNNEDIVQLVGFVVGEEEYAIPILNIQEIIKPIEYTRVPSVPDYVLGVFNLRGNVIPLIDLRKRFSLNVTKQSASTRYIVMKDADNIAGFVIDRLTEAIRIDRNRIDPPPETLVKDKGMIYGIGKRDQNILTILKVESLLKRDF
- a CDS encoding transaldolase (Important for the balance of metabolites in the pentose-phosphate pathway), whose translation is MYDNKAKFSLWCDFIERNFLQSEFNSLLENNVINGATSNPAIFKTAFASPAYKKIIETSNKRHPKDLYEILATQDIKIAACKMLRNYANGDDGFVSIEVDPNLSDDTAATIEEGIRLHNLISMPNVMIKIPATKDGYEAMSALMAKGISVNATLIFSPDQAKQCLEAFSEGSKIYTSRFVNTTMPKGVVSVFVSRFDRKLDDTMAAKSLPTGQVGIMNAANIYHMIEDFGLENVRTLFASTGVKGGSLRGDYYVRELMYKNSINTAPIETIKEFIKAKAEIKNVPSKENILSFFQIIKNNDIDINIIYKELLNDGLKQFVSAFDDIMKSL
- a CDS encoding phosphoserine phosphatase SerB, with the protein product MIKLCVFDFDSTIMDGETIDILAAANNASEEVANITKRSMNGELDFFESLTKRVKFLKGLPLLKVNEICKNLPIMPGAGELIEALKQKGIKVVVFSGGFHIATDVMQEKLKFDANFANILHHKDGVLTGKVGGEMMFGSSKGDMIDRLCGLLNLGKDEIMCVGDGANDISMFRKCDLSIAFCAKDILKKEATHCVDVKDLREILKFIR